The candidate division WOR-3 bacterium genomic interval AAAACAATCGCCACACCATAATTTTGAAAAATTTTATATAAAAACTTTAAAAGAAAAAGAATTGCTAAACTAAAACTTCTTGGCCAACCTAAGGGAATTGCCTTTTCTAAATCCTTTTTAAAACCTTTTAGGAGATTATACTCCAAAGGAGCGAAGATAAGAGATAGTTCGGATTTATCTTGATTAGTAGAATAAATAATTATACCACCTTCTTTTTCCCTTTTTAAAAATTGACAAGAATCAAAAGGAAAGGAAGGCAAAAGGGCAAAGAGAAAATATTTATTTTTCATTACCAGCCAATCGATTTCATTTTCGTAAATAAATTCATCCTTTTTCATTTTGCGAAAATCAAATTTCTTCACATTTCTTTTGAAATAATATTGATAATGGGCGTAATTTAAATCTTCGTTGGTGTCCTTTTCAGTAAAATTTAAAAACTTATCAAAATTTAGAGAAAAATAACTGCCCTTTGCTAAACCGGTTAAGACAAAAGATAATTGATAGTCATCCTTTAGTTTATATCTTTTTGTTATCTTCTCTTTTCCGGATTGGGTTTCAAAAACAATCTCGTTATTTTTCTTTTCGTATTTAAAAATTTCCCAAGTAAGATCATAATTTTTATCTTCCTGAAAGATAGTTAAACCAAAATAATTGCTTTTCGGACGCAATAGTTCACAATCATAATCCTTTAAATAAACCGATTTTAACACACCGCCTAAATTAGAAAAGGTTAATCTTATTTTACTATTTTCCAAAACAATTATTTCTTCTTTTATAGTATCTACTTTTGTTTTCACTGTTTTTAGAGTATCGATTGGCAAGCTTTCCTTAACCTTTCCTTCTTTTGGTTTTTCAATTTGGGGCTTGGGTAAAAATAGATATTGCCAAATAACTAAAACTAAAAATATTAAAATAAAAGCAATAAAAAAGTTTTTTATTTCTTCCATCTTAATTTTTCAGCCATTTTTTCCGGGGGGTCATAACCACCAGAAAATAAAGGTTGACATCGAATAATTCTTAAAATTATTAAGACTATCGCAAAATAAATTGGGTATCTATTCAAACACAAAATTGCGTATTCTGAACAATTCGGATAAAAACGACAAACTTTACCAGAGAGAGGAGAGATGATTTTTTGATAAATTCTTAATAAAAAAATAAATATCCTATTCAACATTTTTTGCCAAATCTAATAATTTTTCTTTTAATTCATTATAAGATAATTCTAATGCTTTTTCTTTACCCATAATCCAAAAGTAATAATTATCTTTAAAATGTTCTTTATTTGTCCGATAAATTTCACGTAATCTTCTTTTTAACTTATTCCTTTTAACTGCCTTTTTAATACTTTTTTCACAACTAAAAAGTACCTTTCTTTTATCTTTTTTTAAATAAATAAGTGTTAAAAATTCATTACTCACGGCTTTCCCTTCTTTTTTTAATTCGGCAATCTCTTTTTTATGCCTAATTATTTCCCATTTTTTTAAAGCAAACTTTTTCACTCTTTACACTGTTAACCGCCATCGCCCTTTTTGTCGTCTTCTCTTAATCACATTGCGACCACCGGGCGTGCGCATTCTCACCAAAAAGCCGTGAGTTCTTTTTCTTTTAATTCTTGATGGTTGATAAGTCCTTTTAGGCATAAATTATTATAATTAATATTTAAAAAATGTCAAAATTTATTCTATCTCTTCACCGAAAATTGTTACTATAAATTCTGAACGATTTTTGAGAATTCTATTATGACTGTTTTTATAAAAAGTATCTCAATTTATCGTCAAAGGAACGAAGAAAGGCGGTAACCTTTTTGTTTTCTTTTTTTCTATTATATTATTGATTCTTCAATTAAATAGTTAATAAATAGTTAACACATTTTTAAACATCGAAGCAAAAACTCGGGGAGAAGAATTGTTGCAGGGATAGGTTCTAAAGAGTTAGAAACAACGATTTTAAAAGAATTAAAGAAGACAAACTTTAAAAGAGAAAGATAGTAATTCTAAAAAGATTCTAAAAAGAAGGAAATTAATAATTTTTCAAGGATTTTTATTAATAAATTTCCAATGAAAGATACAAATAATCTCTTTGCTAATTAGATATTTTTGTAAATCAAGTTGATGGTAAGGTAAAAATGGTAGATACCGGTATATGAATAACGAAAGAGTTTATCAACAAAGATACCAAAAATTTTGAGATAAACATACATTAAAATGAAGAACCAAGGGTAGGAAAAAGATATTGATTTTAAAATAATATTTATTAAAATATTTTAATGTTTAATAAAAGAGGAGGTCTTTTATGAAAAAAGAAATAATCGGTATTTTTTTATTTTTAATCTTCTCCTTTTCTTATTCCCTTATCTCACCAGAACTTTCCGAAATAATCAAAACTGCCAAAGATAACGAATTAATTCCAATAAATATCATCTTAAAAGAGCAGTTTGATAGCGATGTCTTAAACAGAATGGTGGATGGGCTACCGAAAAAAATTCGTCGTGTAGAAGTTGCAAGGATTCTAAAAACCTTTTCTTATGAGAAACAGGCAAATCTTGTTTCCTATCTAAAAGCAAAAGAGAATGTTGGTAAAGTGAATGGTATTGTTCAACTATGGATTGGCAATATTGTCCATTGTAAGGCAACCAAGGATGTGATTTTAGAAGTGGAGAAAAGAGATGATGTCTGGTTTGTTGATAATGATTTGAAATATTGTCCCAATCTATTACCAAAACCACAAAAAGGTGATATTACTAAAATTAAAGATGCGATAACTTATGGAGTGAGAAAGA includes:
- the yidC gene encoding membrane protein insertase YidC, with product MEEIKNFFIAFILIFLVLVIWQYLFLPKPQIEKPKEGKVKESLPIDTLKTVKTKVDTIKEEIIVLENSKIRLTFSNLGGVLKSVYLKDYDCELLRPKSNYFGLTIFQEDKNYDLTWEIFKYEKKNNEIVFETQSGKEKITKRYKLKDDYQLSFVLTGLAKGSYFSLNFDKFLNFTEKDTNEDLNYAHYQYYFKRNVKKFDFRKMKKDEFIYENEIDWLVMKNKYFLFALLPSFPFDSCQFLKREKEGGIIIYSTNQDKSELSLIFAPLEYNLLKGFKKDLEKAIPLGWPRSFSLAILFLLKFLYKIFQNYGVAIVFFALLMKLLFFPFSRMQNEQMRKLHLLQPKLEELKRKYKDDPQTLNRETMQLYQLYKINPFTGCLPLIIQLPVFWALYSVFRQTIDLRKASFIFWLKDLSVKDPIYVLPIMMGIFFLLQNILTNPDKKNIFLTFIFPIFLTLIFLNFPSGLQLYWLTFNVLSIMESLIFQKGGLKWLKIKTKLNP
- the yidD gene encoding membrane protein insertion efficiency factor YidD; amino-acid sequence: MLNRIFIFLLRIYQKIISPLSGKVCRFYPNCSEYAILCLNRYPIYFAIVLIILRIIRCQPLFSGGYDPPEKMAEKLRWKK
- the rnpA gene encoding ribonuclease P protein component; this encodes MKKFALKKWEIIRHKKEIAELKKEGKAVSNEFLTLIYLKKDKRKVLFSCEKSIKKAVKRNKLKRRLREIYRTNKEHFKDNYYFWIMGKEKALELSYNELKEKLLDLAKNVE
- the rpmH gene encoding 50S ribosomal protein L34, which encodes MPKRTYQPSRIKRKRTHGFLVRMRTPGGRNVIKRRRQKGRWRLTV